From a single Pseudorasbora parva isolate DD20220531a chromosome 15, ASM2467924v1, whole genome shotgun sequence genomic region:
- the sgpp1a gene encoding sphingosine-1-phosphate phosphatase 1 encodes MASEGLRRFVCLCRYLQDPCHVARFQQFCGVRGTFPKKTTEGGESEAKLAVNGACVGQCQEERAASGDSAQGLPGQRLRKSLNTAGNVERDECPSASFNAPSERETERDPKGRVKPLRRNSLTGDVGQEFIIENKFLFYLFTIGTELGNEMFFIVFFPFLMWNVDPYVSRQIIVVWAWVLFFGQSTKDLVRWRRPASPPVVKVEVFYNTEYSMPSTHAMTGTALPFSLFMLTCSRWEYPFMIGLSVALFWSVLVCISRIYMGMHSVLEVITGFLYSVLILAVLHPLLDDIDTFYLSHSYAPLVVLLVHVGFSLVAFSLDSWSTSRGDTAQALATAAGAALASRLNHQLGLLPDPPEEALPLVLPLIDGALLGRSIMRLLVGVAVLLAVRAAMKVVAIPMACKIFGVPSDDVRMARQHAQVELAYRFIVYGTVAYCCVFLVPLLFSFLGLA; translated from the exons ATGGCAAGCGAGGGGCTCCGCAGATTCGTTTGCCTTTGTCGATACCTACAGGATCCCTGCCATGTCGCCAGATTCCAGCAGTTTTGCGGCGTCCGCGGGACGTTTCCTAAAAAAACAACCGAGGGTGGCGAGAGTGAGGCGAAGCTTGCGGTCAACGGTGCTTGCGTGGGGCAGTGTCAGGAAGAGCGCGCGGCTAGTGGGGATTCAGCACAAGGACTCCCGGGCCAAAGGTTGAGAAAAAGTTTAAATACCGCTGGAAATGTTGAACGGGACGAATGTCCCTCTGCTTCTTTCAACGCACCCTCGGAGCGAGAGACCGAGAGGGACCCAAAAGGCAGAGTGAAGCCTTTACGCAGGAACTCTTTGACTGGTGATGTTGGCCAGGAGTTCATTATCGAGAACAAGTTTCTCTTCTATCTCTTCACCATTGGTACCGAGCTGGGCAATGAGATGTTTTTCATCGTGTTCTTCCCATTCTTGATGTGGAACGTCGACCCCTATGTGAGCCGGCAGATCATCGTGGTGTGGGCCTGGGTGCTGTTCTTCGGTCAGTCCACGAAAGACCTGGTCCGGTGGAGGCGTCCTGCATCTCCTCCTGTGGTTAAAGTGGAGGTGTTCTACAATACGGAGTACAGCATGCCCTCCACACATGCCATGACCGGCACCGCGCTGCCCTTCTCTCTGTTCATGCTCACATGCAGCCGGTGGgag TACCCGTTCATGATTGGACTGAGCGTCGCTCTCTTCTGGAGTGTCCTTGTGTGCATCAGCAGGATTTATATGGGCATGCACTCTGTCCTG GAGGTGATCACAGGCTTCCTCTACAGTGTGCTCATCCTGGCGGTTCTTCACCCTCTACTGGATGACATTGACACGTTCTACCTGTCCCACAGCTACGCTCCTCTGGTCGTCCTGCTTGTGCACGTTGGCTTCAGCTTGGTGGCCTTCTCGCTGGACTCATGGAGCACCTCCCGAGGCGACACGGCCCAGGCGTTGGCCACAGCTGCCGGAGCCGCGTTGGCATCCCGTCTCAACCACCAACTCGGCCTGCTGCCAGATCCTCCTGAAGAAGCTCTACCGCTCGTCCTGCCCCTGATCGACGGGGCCCTTTTGGGCCGCTCAATCATGCGGCTCCTGGTGGGAGTGGCGGTGCTTCTGGCCGTCAGGGCTGCCATGAAAGTGGTGGCGATCCCAATGGCGTGCAAGATCTTCGGCGTGCCTTCGGATGACGTGCGGATGGCTAGACAACACGCGCAAGTGGAACTTGCGTATCGGTTTATAGTCTACGGCACAGTGGCCTACTGCTGTGTTTTCCTGGTTCCACTTCTCTTTAGCTTCCTTGGCTTAGCCTGA
- the snapc1a gene encoding snRNA-activating protein complex subunit 1a isoform X2 encodes MAQKKQCEYYWASFKSDCEELLGRFQQTETVRGTHSNHESRSFTRLSFTIAYRYALPPYSFQIRVGGLYMLYGLYNTQLVWPKEKIRIALKDWNDLQKLITEAKSCQHLDVVYIFKSLLSAKAFYFTAMPKKLTFEASERVQHNVNEEFRARKDRVAELASFEMLEEIANIHGHYERLKKSSMPTSSGVTLLNLTDLLRKSTFEYQQWQDKIAAAKDNESKKETTQKSESSSRADLLAAIKSKSYGHVSKGRKSRRHRKLEMVASGSGTDQALFGRKGRPPSLRTRTYQNFGKPGEPEQIQDWLLSVMEEDKNALKRKDQRRFKW; translated from the exons TGGAACTCATTCCAACCACGAGAGCAGATCCTTCACGCGGCTCTCTTTCACCATTGCCTACAGATATGCTCTGCCCCCATACAGCTTTCAAATTCGTGTGGGGGGGCTGTATATGCTCTATGGcctttacaacacacaacttgTTTGGCCTAAGGAAAAG ATCAGGATTGCTTTGAAAGACTGGAACGATTTGCAGAAGCTTATCACGGAGGCAAAAAGTTGCCAGCATTTGGATGTTGTTTACatctttaaaagtcttttgtcaGCTAAGGCCTTTTATTTCACCGCCATGCCCAAGAAG CTGACATTTGAAGCGAGCGAACGAGTTCAGCATAATGTGAATGAAGAGTTTCGGGCCCGCAAGGACAGAGTGGCTGAACTTGCTTCCTTTGAAATGCTAGAA GAAATTGCAAACATTCACGGTCATTATGAGAGACTGAAGAAATCGTCAATGCCCACATCATCTGGAGTGACGCTACTTAACCTGACAGATTTGCTTCGGAAATCTACTTTTGAGTACCAACAGTGGCAGGACAAAATCGCA GCTGCAAAGGATAATGAATCTAAAAAGGAAACCACTCAGAAATCAGAG TCCTCCAGTAGAGCTGATCTGCTTGCCGCCATCAAGTCCAAATCATATGGTCACGTGTCAAAG GGAAGAAAATCTAGGCGCCACAGAAAGCTTGAGATGGTAGCGTCAGGCTCTGGAACTGACCAAGCCCTGTTTGGTCGTAAAGGGAGACCGCCATCCCTCAGGACCAGAACCTACCAAAACTTTGGCAAGCCAG GGGAGCCAGAACAGATACAGGACTGGCTTCTTAGTGTGATGGAGGAAGACAAAAATGCTT TGAAACGCAAAGACCAGAGAAGATTCAAGTGGTGA